gtcaatcaCCTGACCCCACAATATAGGAATACAAAATAGAAAGATATATTATTGAAGGCAATTGAAATTTGGAAATctcttttcatcttatttcaaGTCGACGTTTCCATACAAATCCcgcatcaaacaaaaaaaggaacatTAGAAATCTGCCTTTCACACACACCAAGCCACGAGGGATTGAATTCAGTCTGGGGAACCTGCCATGAAGTTGTAAGCATCTGAATGATGACAAAGTTACCAACATAGAGGTTGTTCTTCTATCTACATGTCTCCATTCATACGGTGCTAACGGCCAGTGCTTGTCAAATGTGTTTTCGCTGGAATGAAGGCCGTATAGAATGACTGATTCCAGTTGGTAGTCGAGCTGCTAACACTCCCGTCTCAACACCTGCAGTGGAGAGATGCATGTGCACGATGCAGACAGGCACTCAGATGAGCAAGCTGAAGGGGAAGAAGAAAGGCCTGCTTCGTTTTTACTACCTGGACGAGCACAAGTCCTGCGTACGCTGGAGGCCCTCCAGGAAGCAGGACAAAGCCAAAAGTAACTCCATGTTCATGACAGAGTTCCTCTCTGGTCCAACTCGGCCAACAGCGCTTGATGCTCTCTTCCAGTCACCATCGACTCCATCCACGAGGTCTGTGAGGGGAAGAAGTCCGAGATGTTCCGGAGATACGCCGACAACCGCTTCGACCCCAACTGCTGCTTCAGCATCTACTACGGGGAGCGAGTGAAGTCTCTAGACCTGGTCACCACCAACGCGGAGGAAGCAAGAACGTGGATCACCGGACTCAAGTACCTGATGGCTGGCATCAGCGATGAAGACAGTCTCGCCCGGAGACAGCGCACACGAGATCAATATCCTTTCATGACAGACAGCATCACCACACAGGCACCGACCAATACCGCAAGAGCCTTAACCACTGACTCACATGGTTGCAGCAGACGTTCTCGGAGGCGGACAAAAACGGAGACGGCACTCTCAGCATCGGGGAGGTGCACCAGCTGCTTCACAAACTCAATGTGAATTTACCCAAGCAGAAGGTCCGGGAGATGTTCCAAGTAAGATCCCGCATAAATTAAACCACCACCCTGGCAGTAGTGAGGTGTTACACCTCCAACCTTGAATTACTGTCTGCACCCCGATAGATTCAAGATGGTCATAGGAAATAGCTGAGGTGGCATCAGGAACAGTAGTAATAGTGGTTATTTTGGTTCTTTCAGTGTTTCTCAACCTTTCTTTAAGCCACaacacacttggttcattgcACCAAAGGAATCTCggccaaagcacaattgtgcttagtcaaaACTCCATTGAAActacattgtgatttatttatttgctttaaattgtATCACGGTCATGACTTTATTCTAGCTTGGGGAATTCCCAGGCCGTGCTTTAACAGTTTGACTCAGCTTGCTTCATGACAACTatgattctttctttcttcacattttggttCTGCACTTAGTTTCCagccaacttttaaaaaacaaactttcaatGGTCATTGAAGGTCAATACTTCGagagtcaataaagttttgaagtgagacgcgaggttagccgttagctctttaGCATGGCGGGTCTGATAAGGAACACTCCATCcgtctgtcgtgaaggtgtgtgtgtggtcaagttacaGGCGCGTCAGCTTTAGAAACAACtcaaagttgcacatttgaCCGTCTTCTTCGCTGTGCGTGAGTCAACGTAGATCTGTATTGTATAGAGAGAATTTGACAGAATCCATGTCGTCTGCTCACATTGGctcaaatgaggtgaaactggatcattttcccgaGTCTCTCCGCACACTAGCGTGAAAAACACTGCCTTATTTCATGGTTAGAAAGCATtatggaaaacatgaaggaaaTCCTCTTGTGGCATTTTTAACGTCACATATCTGTACTGGCTCCTTGGCAGACTAGTGCAGGCGCGAGCCACAGGACGACCATATGTCTTCAGTGGGAACAGATGGCTTTATGCTGCTCTGCAATATTGTGTTCACTCTCCTCTGCTAGTAGTGGGGACCGTGATATTGGCTGCGGTGAAAAtcactgtgcagaaaacattGGAGTTGGCGGAGCTGCTGTCGAGAAAGCTGACGTACTTCTGAACCCCCTTTTCAGGAAGCAGACACAGATGAGAACCAGGGTTCGCTGGGATTCGAAGAGTTCTGCTCCTTCTATAAGATGATATCCACGCGGAGAGACCTCTACCTGATCATGATCTCCTACAGTAATCAGAAAGAAGTCATGGACCTCAGTGACCTGGCTCGCTTTCTGGAGAATGAACAGAAGGTACACACTCGAGGGAAGTGGTTGACGTGTCACACGCTCATTCAAATGTGCAAAATAACAAGTCATTTTTCTTGCAGTTGATTTGTGTTACTGCTCAGGAAactaaaatattacatttaaattgactccatgatttttttgtttttgttttttatccaaaatcaacggCATAAAAAATTACTTATTATCACTttcatgttttgctttgttttaggGAATCAGttaacgtaaaaaaaaacgttttaaaatgaatgatgtGCTTGACATTATAAAAAAGATGCATGTGTTATTTTGGAATATCTCAGTTCAAAATACACTCCCATTGCTGTCAAGTCCCATtgagcactgcaacagttgatgcTCAGAACAGTTAATGATCCAAAGGGTAAAGTTATAATCTTTCTAAATGGGACAAACATAAAAACCCATGCAACCTTACGTCTCTTTGGGCCATGAAGCTGAAGTCATGACCCTTTAAACAAGGGCAAGGATACAAATGAAATGGAGTACGACCCCAACCAAATGTTTGCAAGACAACACACCGTTTCCTCTCACACCAGATGAGCTTTGTGTTCATGCCAGATGCGAGGTGTCGCCAGAGAGCATCTGATGGATATTGTGGCCAAGTTCGAACCGTGTCCTGAGAACCTGCAGAGGATGGTGCTGGGTATTGACGGTGAGAGCTGATCCGCCCAAACAGAGTAGGTGAGCAAACCCGGACCAAtggtttctacttcagggtTCACAAACTACATGAGGAGCCCCGGGGGCGACATCTTCAACCCCGACCACCACCAGGTCAACCAGGACATGACGCAGCCTTTAGGTAACTACTTCATTGCCACGTCGCACAACACCTACCTGAGCGGGGACCAGCTGCTGTCACAGTCCAGGGTGGAGATGTACGCCTACGTTCTCCAGGCTGGCTGTCGCTGCGTGGAGGGTACGAGCTCACCGTATACACCATCGAAAAACTGCATCCGCCAGAAAGGCACACTCACCTCTCTCATTGCTGTTGCTTCTGCAGTGGACTGCTGGGACGGTCCAGATGGGGAGCCCATCATCCACCACGGCTACACTTTGACGTCAAAGATTCTCTTCAAGGACGTCATTGAAACGATCAACAAATATGCCTTCTCAAAATCACAGTGAGAGCCGCGTCTGTGATTCGCTCTTGTAAAGTGCACAGGACAAGCAAAGTGACATGCGGCCACTCTCACCAGGTTCCCAGTGATTTTGTCCATAGAGAACCACTGCACCGTGCCTCAGCAGAAGAAGATGGCTAGGTACCTTCAAGAAGTTCTGCAGGACAAGCTGGACTTATCGACCATCAACGTGCACGAGTGCAAGCGGCTGCCGTCACCAGAGGTCCTGAAGGGAAAGATTTTAGTCAaggtgaagttaaaaaaaaaaaaaaaatcccatgtttaacttaaaaaaaacgtGAAGCACAAGGAGCTATAACTATCATCAACATATTTCAAATGCAGGGGAAAATACTTTTCATTGTAGttgtaaataatataaatatatcaataatatGTAGTGTCAATCATTTAAACTGATTTTTTGATAGAGAAAAAATAACTAAatctatttaatattttaatgttgatCTGCAGATTGCTTTACATATTTAGCAAAttgagaaaaacaaactcaattttatttcattgcattttaatgtgttttatgCTTGTTTATTGAAGTCAAAATTAAGTGAGTAAACTTAACTAAATTCAGATTTCTTTAATAAAAAAAGGACATATTCAGATTCAatgtatgtatttgtttcattttccttgttttgttttttgtcaaattTATGAataattattgaaataaatgtttcataacACGGAACACTAATACATGTTTGTCAATGATAAAAGTATAAAGATCATTTTTTGTCATGCCTTATGTATGTTAGtcggaaaatgaaaatatatatactttcaTAACAGTATGCAATACCAAATACATGTTCCATCATGGAGTCTTTGGTGTCTTATTGTCTTATTGTTGATTTTTAAACTTTTACTTTGCTTTTAATATTTAACCAtttaatggggaaaaaataCACAGATAAAACTTCAGTACTTTCAGCTTCACATTATTATCCTCAGGGTAAGAAGTTGCCAGCAAACCTGGATCCAGAAGCAGAGGAAGGAGACGTGTCCGATGAAGACACAGgggatgaggaagaagaggaagacgatgaGGAAGACGATGAAGAGAGCGCACAGGTTGAGATCGGTCATATTCAATAAAGACACACATTGACGCTCTCTGTCTTGTATCAGAGCGGCAACAGTGGGATGCTGGTTCATCATCCGAAGAAGAAGAGACGATTCGGCAGATCAATTATCAGAAGCTTCAAACGAAAGGTCAGTGCTGCGGTGGATTCGtgtgtttgaaatattttgtgCTTATGAAAAGGAGTGTCATATTTTCAGAGGAAAAAGCGAGTGAGAGTGAAAAACAAGAGCCTGTCTGACGGGGAATctgaccacagcagcagcaaagaaAGGACACAAATTGTCTACCACCCAAAGTAAGTTTGCCGGTGTCTTACATCTGACTCACGATGGTGCTTCAATGGGGCAGAATGATGGGGAACTGGTTGTGTTTGCCCTTTCCTTGTGAGTGTTTAgtccaatttcctcccatagTGTTGCCCACAgatgtgtttgcttgtttgtgtccTGCCTCTCAACCCAAGTGGCTGAGATTTGTTCCAGTGTAAGGAATAAGAGGAATAAACATCACTCAGAAGTGTTTTGCTTTTTGACGGcagaaagaggaaaacaatgcGACTCTCCCGGGCTTTGTCGGACCTGGTCAAATACACCAAATCTGTCCGGGTCCACGACATTGAAACGCAAGGTAGAACCGAGCGCGTGTGTTTGATAGAGACTCTCGGTCACTATGTTCTTCTCTCTGGCAGCGTTCAATAACAGTTGGCAAGTATCATCCCTCAACGAAACTGTGATGAACCAGATCCTGCTGCTGAAACCGGGCCAGTTGGTCCGCTTTAACCAGCGCCAGCTTCTCAGAGTCTACCCGTCCAACTACAGAGTGGACTCCAGCAACTTCAACCCTCAGCCGTACTGGAACGCTGGCTGTCATATGGGTGAGACCATCACTGGAGTGGCAGCTGGGCCTTGCCTCCCCTCACTATTTGTcatactttcatttaaaaatgttttctagtTGCGATGAATTATCAAACAGAGGGTCGGATGCTTGAACTCAACCGAGCAAAGTTCGCCAGCAACGGAAACTGTGGATATATCCTGAAGCCAAAAATCATGCGCAAAGGTACgtggttttttttccatccccctccaaaaaaagaaaaacaaaaacaaaaacaaaaaattgtaagtgcaggagttcctggtccactgatcccactgatgcacaagacacgtggcagctaggatgagaacaacaacaacaaacatggaggaatccctgaacaaaagcaaacaaaagcatctgtttgcttttgttcagggaggtttttcgctacacaatggccagggtttccactactctgaatgtatttgaaattcttataagattgaaattcttatacaaatattctcAAGACATTTCCCTGCAGGTGCCTTTAACCCCAACGTGGAGGATCCTCTGCCAGGACAGCGAAAGACCCAGTTGGTCTTAAAAATCATCAGTGGACAGCAGCTTCCCAAACCCAAGGATTCCATGTTTGGGgacagaggagaggtgagagttCAACACACGGAGCACCAATCTGTCATTCACCCCCTGCTTCCGTTTGACCTGCAGATTATTGATCCATTCGTGGAGGTTGAGATAATCGGCCTCCCTGTCGACTGCTCGAAGGAGCAGACCAGGGTGGTGGACGACAACGGTACTTCAGCAGTATCACGTTTTGTGCTTGCCTTTGGTCTTTACTTCTTACATGTGTGCAGGTTTCAATCCCATGTGGGAAGAGACGCTTGTGTTCAACATTCAAATGCCTCAGGTGGCGCTGGTGCGCTTCCAGGTTTGGGATCACGACCCGATCGGGAGAGACTTCATTGGACAAAGGACTGTAGCCTTTAGGAGCCTGATGCCAGGTACGTTGTTTATGGCTCTTATAAGATCAACATCACAATCAGTTTGGCATGTTTCAGGGTACCGACATGTCTACCTGGAGGGCTTGACTGAGTCGTCTATTTTCGTCCATGTTGCCATCCATCACATGACAGGAAAGGTAAGCTGCTGTCACTAAGAATCGCCACTTTGAAACAAGTCCAATGCCCCTCTTTCTTCAGTTGAAGCCGACAAATGCTGTGCAAGTCGCCCGGAAGCACATTCAAAAGGCAGCCCAGAAGCACATGAAGGGTCAGCCTCGGCAGCCGTCGCTGGACTTCTCTGTGCAGTCCTCGGAAGATGGACGCAGCGTCTACTTTCGCAAGGACATGGACAACTTGTCCCTGGACAGCAAAAATGGAGAGCTGTCTTTGGTGGTGGCAGCCATGCACAAAGGAGCCATGAGTGAACCAGTGAGACGCGCGTTCAGAGTTAAAATTCACGAACCGACTGAGTCGAGGAGAGGCTTGGACGAGCAGCTGTCCACAGACTCCACTAGGGCTCGCCTTCAGAAGCAGTTTAGCTTCGATGAAGACACCTCGTGTCCCAACAGTCCCGTCCTGAAGAGCCAGAACACAATAGAGGAAGAACTGGACCACATGATCCCAGAGTGTGCTGAAGATTCCCCAGCACAGCTGCAGCCCGAACCCTCGCAAGAATTAGTTGCAGAGAAAGAGCCTGAGGACGTCACAACACCACCAGAActgcagacagaaacacacactggaCCAGAGCAAGAACCTCTCAAACCCCATGAAAGCGTCTCGTTTACCCCGCCATCCTCACCCGCAAGAGTCAGAAGAACTCTGGAGACTCCCGCCACCCGCCAGCGCCCCACTCTTCTAGGACAAGCACGCTCACAAAGCTGCCCTCGGAAACAGATCTCGTCCCCTGTGACCCCGATGCTGAACCACAGGGCCGCTCCTAAGTGGCAGAGCCAGCGGGCACAGAGCTGCGGCAACAGTGTGCGACCCATCCCCAACGGCCTGTGCCTCTCTGACAGCATGTCCAGCAGCGGTGGCAGCACTGACAGTCTGGAGTTTGAGCCCTCTGGAGAGGCCGAGCAACGAGAGGGAACCTTACAGCGGGAGATGAAGGCTCTCTTCGACCACAAGATGAGAGAGATCCGCTGTAAATCACCACTGTTCATAGATGGTAAGACCTCATTTTGAGCACATAACGGGGTCTTAGTAAGAGATTGGTGCGCATCTGGTAACATGGCTGTGTCACCGACATTGCACCCATGTTCTTATTGAGAGGAACACTGTTTTCCATGCCATATCCCACCATGTCGCTGGCACTGCAGCGCTAGCCATCTCAGTCGCATCATGTGAGGATCACTCTCTGTCGTCCAAACATGTAGATGTAGATGAGATCAGATTAGATTAACAATCTATGACAATATAATATATTGGACCTTGATGAAGTTGATGATGTATTTTTAAGGCTGGGGCTTTATGATGAACTAACCGGTCGATGAATTAACCACAGGAAAAATAATAACACTATGGCCAAATAATCCATGAGGAAGGAGACTAGGAGAGATTGCACTGATGGATGAAAATTCACTCTTAAAATACTATattaaaatgcaattaatcAAGATTAAATAATTATAAATCATTGAATTAATCTTATTATTCTTAAAATCAAGTCCCAactctgtttattttcaatgtaaGAGTGATTCAGAAAGACAGAACTTACAAAATACCATATCCAGCATCCAGAAAAGAGATTATATTTAGGTATCTATTTACTCCTCCACAAAAAGTGCCACGTGCAAATATCTAATGAGAAACTGCCACAGCCTGAGTCTCACTTCTGTTATATATAATATGTTATATAATATGTTGTGGTTGGACATGTTTAACAAAGTTGATCGGAGCAAAGGTGACACCTTATAAGGGATAAACCCATCCGTTAGAAGTCCGTTAGAGGACGGAGCATGTATGAAATACAAAtactagttacctggatgtaactccagctCTACAAGTACATGCAAAGTCCTCTGTCTATTCACCCACCTGTGGTTTCAATAAGGGGCGATGCACGCTGGAGACTCCAGGATGTTATGGGTTTGGTGCCctgaaaaatgtgtgtgtttttgcattGATTTATTGTAATTTCTTAAGCAAAATGAATCGCTAAAGTCTGAGTCCTAATTTTGTATTTTCTCAAATGCATTTTCCAGATGAATCGGATTAGATAGTCGACACCAAGACGATCCTCATGAAGTGGATCAGGACCTGAGAGGCTTGGAGACAGGAATGAATGCACCGGCTGGACGGACAGATGAGGAGTCACTAAAAAGGGATGCAACCCCTCCTACCATGACCTAATATATtgttgttgggaaagtggacttttgcctcctatactgacgccgaaggcagcctccagcgttgcatgttgacgcattaggttttcaattgaagcacattccACCGCTAATCCTGAGGCTGTGGCCTGCGCAAcgcgtaaaagaaagatggaggtttgaGTTTGGTAAGGCATGAGATGGTGCGCTTTTCATTCTTCACAAAATGACGTGCCAGTTGCTATTTAACATCCTTCAAACAGCTGTATGTTTCAGTTCCAGAGCCTCTTCAGGtcttataaatagcaactggcTTCTATTGTAAGTCAGTGAACAGGGCCTCTGAACATTTCCCCTACATGGCAGCAATACATTTTTTGCCATTGAAATGCCTATGCGTCCACATGCAatggtgaaggctgcctttggcgtcagtatgggactcaaaagtccactttccaaacGTCACTATAAGactcatgggagtgaggatgtgcgGCAAAAAAAAGATGCAACATTGAGTCGCTGAGATGAAATCCACGGAGAAGTTCTGTACTTAAGACTTTTAATGTTTGCTGTCATGTTTACAGTCAACTGCATCCAGCTGGAGTTCATACGTTTACAAATGTGAATATTCGGATCATTGCCAACTGTACAAAACAGCAGTAGAATCAGGGCAAACTTTCAAGGTTGTGAGTCATTTCCTGTTTAGCTCATTCAATGTTATTTTGTAAACCGTTTGCTATAACAACTGTGGTGTCAAAAtatgttgttctgaaatgtgcttttaaaatgcattttaaagttatttttctaTGCTAAATTAATACCTAACAATAAATTGAGAAAAAATATGACTAGGTTATTGCTTGTTTTGTTAAAGATTTACAAATGTTAGTGATTTTAGGCCTTTTCTTTGTCTGCAACCTCTTGAGGGGCCCCTTCAGTGTTGGCTCTGAAGCGCAGGCTGAGTTCTTCAGTCAGCACTTTACAGTGTGATTTCTGTGTGAGACATTAAATGTGACTGGATTGTACACCACAAGATGTCGCCCACTTGTCCTTGAACTTACCCTCTGGCCTGCGGCACTGGTGCGACTCTTGGTCCAGAGCTCTAGAACAGCCACCAGAGCTCCCAGTCCCAAACCAAGTGAGAGGATCAGGAACACGCCTTTGAGGCTCTGCGGCTGTGGGG
Above is a window of Synchiropus splendidus isolate RoL2022-P1 chromosome 6, RoL_Sspl_1.0, whole genome shotgun sequence DNA encoding:
- the plch2b gene encoding 1-phosphatidylinositol 4,5-bisphosphate phosphodiesterase eta-2, producing the protein MHSSGMNVSPAMAPQSPGDSPPMATLSLKTTYQSLGSVSSEPFASLQPNAASSQTKASSHSLHSPTQSIMSSPKLWQKASISRLAEEFFWIGGSVVAQPKWRLGQIVERCMCTMQTGTQMSKLKGKKKGLLRFYYLDEHKSCVRWRPSRKQDKAKITIDSIHEVCEGKKSEMFRRYADNRFDPNCCFSIYYGERVKSLDLVTTNAEEARTWITGLKYLMAGISDEDSLARRQRTRDQWLQQTFSEADKNGDGTLSIGEVHQLLHKLNVNLPKQKVREMFQEADTDENQGSLGFEEFCSFYKMISTRRDLYLIMISYSNQKEVMDLSDLARFLENEQKMRGVAREHLMDIVAKFEPCPENLQRMVLGIDGFTNYMRSPGGDIFNPDHHQVNQDMTQPLGNYFIATSHNTYLSGDQLLSQSRVEMYAYVLQAGCRCVEVDCWDGPDGEPIIHHGYTLTSKILFKDVIETINKYAFSKSQFPVILSIENHCTVPQQKKMARYLQEVLQDKLDLSTINVHECKRLPSPEVLKGKILVKGKKLPANLDPEAEEGDVSDEDTGDEEEEEDDEEDDEESAQSGNSGMLVHHPKKKRRFGRSIIRSFKRKRKKRVRVKNKSLSDGESDHSSSKERTQIVYHPKKRKTMRLSRALSDLVKYTKSVRVHDIETQAFNNSWQVSSLNETVMNQILLLKPGQLVRFNQRQLLRVYPSNYRVDSSNFNPQPYWNAGCHMVAMNYQTEGRMLELNRAKFASNGNCGYILKPKIMRKGAFNPNVEDPLPGQRKTQLVLKIISGQQLPKPKDSMFGDRGEIIDPFVEVEIIGLPVDCSKEQTRVVDDNGFNPMWEETLVFNIQMPQVALVRFQVWDHDPIGRDFIGQRTVAFRSLMPGYRHVYLEGLTESSIFVHVAIHHMTGKLKPTNAVQVARKHIQKAAQKHMKGQPRQPSLDFSVQSSEDGRSVYFRKDMDNLSLDSKNGELSLVVAAMHKGAMSEPVRRAFRVKIHEPTESRRGLDEQLSTDSTRARLQKQFSFDEDTSCPNSPVLKSQNTIEEELDHMIPECAEDSPAQLQPEPSQELVAEKEPEDVTTPPELQTETHTGPEQEPLKPHESVSFTPPSSPARVRRTLETPATRQRPTLLGQARSQSCPRKQISSPVTPMLNHRAAPKWQSQRAQSCGNSVRPIPNGLCLSDSMSSSGGSTDSLEFEPSGEAEQREGTLQREMKALFDHKMREIRCKSPLFIDDESD